A window of the Candidatus Jettenia caeni genome harbors these coding sequences:
- a CDS encoding peptide chain release factor, which yields MNDNLLKKLEKIYERYSELERLLSDPEVISDSNRYTTYLKEHGSYSKMVNKYTQLLETRKKKRDAESLLNQEGIDKEFAEMAKDELGELEKQEEFLFDEIKSLFISDDRTSGKNVIAEIRAGTGGDEAAIFAADLFRMYTKYAENQGWRVELFDCSGTDLGGFREVTFSIEGKNVYEKLRFESGTHRVQRVPQTETSGRVHTSTATVAILPEIEEVEIDINPNDIVVDTFRASGPGGQKVNKTSSAVRVTHVPSGLVVKCLDEKSQHKNRAKAMRILRSRLYELYEGQKRNERDQIRRDQIGTGDRSEKIRTYNYSQNRVTDHRINFSVYNLDQVMLGHLEELIDALTAYYKEERLKELAASI from the coding sequence ATGAATGATAATTTATTAAAAAAATTAGAAAAAATATACGAAAGATATAGTGAATTAGAGAGGCTCTTATCAGATCCGGAGGTAATTTCAGATTCCAATCGTTATACAACATATTTAAAGGAGCATGGAAGCTACTCCAAAATGGTGAATAAATATACCCAATTGCTGGAAACTCGGAAGAAGAAAAGGGATGCCGAAAGTCTCCTGAATCAAGAAGGTATAGATAAGGAATTTGCCGAGATGGCTAAGGATGAGTTAGGAGAATTAGAGAAGCAAGAAGAGTTTCTGTTCGACGAGATCAAAAGTTTGTTTATATCAGATGACAGAACTTCCGGCAAAAATGTAATAGCCGAAATACGAGCAGGAACGGGAGGTGATGAAGCGGCTATTTTTGCTGCTGATTTGTTCCGTATGTACACAAAGTATGCAGAAAATCAGGGATGGAGGGTAGAGCTTTTTGATTGCAGTGGAACAGATCTTGGGGGGTTTCGGGAAGTAACCTTTTCTATTGAAGGAAAGAATGTATACGAGAAATTACGCTTTGAAAGTGGCACACACCGTGTTCAGAGGGTGCCCCAAACAGAAACGAGTGGCAGGGTTCATACCTCGACAGCCACAGTAGCTATCCTGCCGGAAATCGAAGAGGTTGAGATTGATATAAATCCGAACGATATAGTAGTAGATACCTTTCGTGCCTCTGGCCCGGGAGGGCAAAAGGTTAATAAAACAAGCTCCGCCGTCAGGGTTACCCACGTTCCTTCCGGATTAGTTGTGAAATGTCTTGATGAAAAATCCCAGCATAAAAATCGTGCAAAGGCTATGCGTATCTTAAGAAGCCGGTTATACGAATTGTATGAAGGGCAGAAACGGAATGAGCGGGATCAAATCCGCCGTGATCAAATAGGAACGGGTGACCGTAGTGAAAAAATTCGTACGTATAACTATTCACAAAATCGAGTTACTGATCATCGGATAAATTTTTCAGTATACAATCTGGATCAAGTCATGCTGGGACATCTGGAAGAGCTTATAGATGCCTTAACAGCGTATTATAAAGAAGAACGATTAAAAGAACTGGCAGCAAGCATATAA
- a CDS encoding 50S ribosomal protein L31, giving the protein MKQGIHPEYMETIVTCGCGESFKTRSAKPKIFVEVCSKCHPFYTGKQKFLDSAGQIERFQKRLQKAHTPEETVKKK; this is encoded by the coding sequence ATGAAACAAGGAATTCATCCGGAATATATGGAAACTATTGTAACATGTGGATGTGGTGAAAGTTTTAAGACAAGATCGGCGAAACCGAAAATATTTGTGGAAGTATGTTCAAAGTGCCATCCATTTTATACCGGTAAACAAAAATTTCTCGATAGTGCGGGTCAAATAGAAAGGTTTCAGAAAAGGCTTCAAAAGGCTCATACTCCAGAAGAAACCGTAAAGAAAAAATGA
- a CDS encoding signal recognition particle protein has product MFEAITSSLEGVFSKLRGKGRLTEANIKDGLHEVRLALLEADVNYKVVKDFIQHVTERAVGEEVIKSVAPGQQIIKIVHDELVRLMGESDTTIPFRENEQTLIMLVGLQGSGKTTTAGKLAKTIASKGKKPLLVAADVQRPAAIEQLKVLGQQLDMPVYFEHNSQPVKICKNSLQHAKERMNDVIIFDTAGRLHIDDELMSELQEIKEKLKPHQIYFVCDSMTGQDAVNSAKEFDTQLGFDGVILTKLDGDTRGGAALSIRAVTGKPIKFVGIGEKLDRLEEFHPDRMASRILGMGDVVSLVERAQQAIDMEEAQKLSRKIQDDTLSLDDFLMQLQQIRKMGPLKEVLGMIPGMGNKVDGLNIDEKQLQKVEAIIKSMTRSERSNPDIVNGSRRQRVATGSGTTIQDVNQLLKQFKSMKKLMKHFKGNEKNLKKMGLLSNKLPFGKGMIR; this is encoded by the coding sequence ATGTTTGAAGCAATTACAAGTAGTTTAGAAGGTGTTTTTAGCAAACTCAGGGGAAAGGGACGTCTCACAGAGGCCAATATTAAAGATGGGCTGCACGAGGTACGCTTAGCGCTTCTTGAAGCGGACGTTAATTACAAAGTCGTTAAGGACTTCATCCAACATGTCACTGAACGTGCTGTTGGAGAAGAGGTAATAAAGAGCGTTGCGCCTGGACAGCAGATTATAAAGATTGTTCACGATGAATTAGTCAGATTAATGGGGGAATCGGACACAACAATTCCCTTTAGAGAAAACGAACAAACATTGATTATGTTGGTTGGATTACAAGGTAGTGGAAAGACTACCACAGCAGGAAAACTCGCTAAGACCATAGCTTCTAAAGGAAAAAAACCGCTCCTGGTAGCTGCAGATGTACAACGGCCCGCTGCTATTGAACAATTAAAGGTGCTAGGTCAACAACTTGATATGCCGGTGTACTTTGAGCATAACTCGCAACCGGTGAAAATATGTAAAAATTCTCTTCAGCATGCCAAAGAGAGGATGAACGATGTTATTATTTTCGATACCGCCGGAAGACTACATATTGATGATGAACTGATGTCGGAATTACAGGAAATCAAAGAAAAATTAAAACCACACCAAATTTACTTTGTTTGCGATTCCATGACAGGTCAGGATGCCGTTAATAGCGCAAAGGAGTTTGATACCCAACTAGGATTTGATGGTGTAATTTTAACAAAACTGGATGGCGATACCAGAGGCGGAGCTGCCTTATCAATACGGGCAGTTACCGGAAAGCCCATTAAATTTGTGGGTATTGGTGAGAAGTTAGATCGTTTGGAAGAGTTTCATCCGGACCGTATGGCTTCGAGAATACTCGGGATGGGAGATGTTGTATCCCTTGTAGAACGTGCTCAGCAAGCTATTGACATGGAAGAAGCTCAAAAACTTAGCAGAAAAATACAAGACGATACCCTCAGCCTGGATGATTTCCTTATGCAGCTCCAACAGATCAGGAAGATGGGGCCGCTGAAAGAAGTTTTGGGAATGATTCCTGGTATGGGAAATAAGGTCGATGGTTTAAATATAGATGAAAAACAGCTCCAAAAGGTCGAAGCAATTATTAAATCCATGACACGCAGTGAGCGGTCAAATCCGGATATAGTCAACGGAAGCCGGAGACAGCGGGTAGCTACAGGAAGCGGAACAACAATCCAGGATGTAAATCAGTTATTAAAGCAATTCAAATCGATGAAAAAACTAATGAAACACTTCAAAGGAAATGAAAAAAATTTAAAGAAGATGGGATTATTATCAAACAAATTGCCTTTTGGTAAAGGCATGATACGATAA
- a CDS encoding 30S ribosomal protein S16, which yields MVRLRMMRMGRKNRPYYRIGAFDAHEERDGKIIENLGTYDPMESNNEKQVTLKKERVEYWLGVGAKPTESVASVLKKFGIALKK from the coding sequence ATGGTAAGACTGAGAATGATGAGAATGGGTCGCAAAAATAGACCTTATTATAGGATTGGCGCCTTTGATGCCCATGAGGAGAGGGATGGAAAAATCATTGAAAATCTGGGGACATATGATCCTATGGAATCGAATAATGAAAAACAAGTCACTTTAAAAAAAGAGCGGGTAGAATATTGGTTAGGAGTAGGTGCAAAGCCAACAGAGTCAGTCGCTAGTGTACTGAAAAAATTCGGTATAGCATTAAAAAAATAA
- a CDS encoding tRNA (guanine-N(1)-)-methyltransferase produces the protein MRIDILTLFPEMFENVLGNSILKIAREKELVHYNLFNIREYAENKRCVDDRPYGGGPGMVMKPEPIFNSVEFVEQQAHACSKKILLTPQGRQFSQSVAMELSKEPYVMLICGHYEGFDERVRIGLDVLELSIGDYILSGGEIPAMVIIDAVVRLIPGVLGDMDSTVNESFHNGLLEHPQYTRPAEYRGMRVPEVLMSGHHQKIKEWQKNHAVKKTLEKRPDLLQKI, from the coding sequence ATGCGGATCGATATTTTAACATTATTCCCGGAAATGTTTGAGAATGTACTGGGAAATAGCATTTTAAAGATTGCCCGGGAAAAGGAACTTGTTCACTATAATCTTTTCAATATCCGGGAGTATGCTGAAAATAAGCGATGTGTTGATGATCGGCCATACGGCGGAGGCCCCGGCATGGTGATGAAACCAGAACCTATCTTTAATTCGGTTGAATTTGTTGAACAACAGGCACATGCTTGTTCAAAAAAGATATTGTTAACACCACAGGGGCGCCAATTTTCCCAATCAGTTGCCATGGAATTATCGAAAGAACCTTATGTAATGCTCATATGCGGTCATTATGAGGGTTTCGATGAGAGGGTCAGGATAGGATTGGATGTGCTTGAGTTATCTATCGGCGACTATATCCTTTCTGGTGGAGAAATACCTGCAATGGTAATTATCGATGCTGTGGTTCGTTTGATACCAGGGGTGTTAGGCGACATGGACTCGACAGTGAATGAATCCTTTCATAATGGTTTATTAGAACATCCTCAATATACCCGGCCGGCAGAATATAGAGGTATGCGAGTGCCAGAGGTACTAATGTCTGGCCATCATCAGAAAATAAAAGAATGGCAAAAAAACCATGCGGTAAAAAAAACTCTGGAAAAAAGACCGGATCTTTTACAGAAAATATAA
- a CDS encoding 50S ribosomal protein L19: protein MNIIDILEKEQMKKTIPQFSIGDQVDVSVKIIEGDKERIQVFSGIVIAKNGGSLQETFTVRRIVQGEGVERVFPVHSPKIADIKVIKSGKVRRAKLYYMRTRTGKGTRLQEKFE, encoded by the coding sequence GTGAATATTATTGATATCCTTGAAAAAGAACAGATGAAAAAGACAATCCCCCAATTTTCAATAGGAGATCAGGTAGACGTATCAGTAAAAATTATTGAGGGTGATAAAGAACGTATTCAGGTCTTTAGTGGCATTGTAATTGCTAAAAATGGCGGAAGCCTCCAGGAAACGTTTACGGTAAGACGCATTGTCCAGGGTGAGGGTGTAGAGCGTGTATTCCCGGTCCATTCACCAAAAATTGCTGATATTAAAGTTATAAAATCGGGTAAGGTCAGGCGCGCAAAGCTCTATTACATGCGTACCAGAACAGGCAAAGGCACAAGGTTGCAGGAGAAATTTGAATAA
- a CDS encoding deoxyribonuclease — protein sequence MIIDTHAHLDFPEYKSDLESILSRAKEAGVGCIINVGTSLASSEKSVVLASRFNTIYASIGIHPHDASKVSEHNWQTLESLVGKPKVIAIGETGLDYYRNRSPHEDQQHIFHKHLALAKAHSLPVIIHCRDASDDCLKILDEHKNGMLNGVVHCFSGTKEAAKKFIELGLYISFAGSITFSNANTLREVAKSVPVERLLLETDSPFLAPQPKRGERNEPSYLSFIIPVLANIYGLSVHDIERITSFNTYKLFGIDEPEQEGKIAYAIRNSFYINLTNRCSNICTFCMRETYPIVKGHHLRLQQEPTVEEVLHAIGDPDKYDEVVFCGYGEPTERLDVLIPVAKFLKSKNKRIRLDTNGHGDLINGRPIIQELKGLIDTICISLNADTAEKYEEICKPVFGKKAYPALIQFIKDAKKAIPNVQISIVDIPGVNGEKCKQIAKDLGVDFRVREYNVLG from the coding sequence ATGATTATTGATACCCACGCACATCTTGATTTTCCCGAGTATAAATCAGACCTGGAATCCATTTTGTCCCGCGCAAAAGAGGCTGGCGTTGGATGTATTATCAATGTAGGTACGAGCCTTGCTTCAAGCGAGAAAAGCGTTGTTTTAGCGAGCCGATTTAACACTATATATGCCAGCATTGGAATCCACCCGCATGATGCTTCAAAGGTTTCTGAGCACAACTGGCAAACATTAGAATCTCTTGTGGGAAAACCGAAGGTCATAGCCATTGGAGAAACAGGGCTTGACTACTACCGTAATCGTAGTCCTCACGAGGACCAGCAGCATATATTCCATAAACATCTGGCTCTGGCAAAAGCCCATAGTCTGCCGGTAATTATTCATTGCCGCGATGCGAGCGATGATTGCTTAAAAATATTAGATGAGCATAAAAACGGCATGCTGAATGGAGTTGTGCATTGTTTCAGCGGGACAAAAGAAGCCGCAAAGAAGTTTATAGAATTAGGATTGTACATCTCTTTTGCAGGGTCGATTACCTTTTCGAATGCAAACACCTTGCGAGAGGTTGCTAAATCGGTTCCTGTTGAAAGACTTCTTTTAGAAACAGATTCCCCCTTTTTGGCTCCTCAACCGAAGAGGGGTGAACGCAATGAACCATCATATTTGTCCTTCATTATCCCCGTATTGGCGAATATCTACGGCCTATCCGTACATGATATTGAGCGGATTACCAGCTTTAATACATATAAACTATTCGGAATAGACGAGCCGGAGCAAGAAGGAAAGATTGCTTATGCTATACGAAATTCATTCTACATAAACCTCACAAATCGATGTTCAAATATATGCACTTTTTGCATGAGGGAAACTTACCCTATCGTCAAAGGCCATCATCTAAGATTACAGCAGGAACCAACTGTGGAGGAAGTATTACATGCAATTGGCGACCCAGACAAATACGATGAGGTAGTGTTTTGCGGCTATGGTGAACCAACCGAGCGATTAGATGTATTGATACCTGTTGCAAAGTTTCTAAAATCAAAGAACAAACGTATCCGGTTGGACACCAATGGACATGGAGATTTAATCAACGGAAGGCCTATTATTCAGGAATTAAAAGGGTTGATCGATACTATTTGCATTAGTTTAAATGCCGATACTGCAGAAAAGTATGAGGAAATCTGTAAGCCTGTTTTTGGGAAAAAGGCCTATCCTGCACTTATCCAATTTATTAAAGATGCGAAAAAGGCAATACCGAACGTACAGATTTCTATTGTAGATATACCGGGTGTTAATGGAGAAAAGTGTAAACAGATAGCGAAAGATTTGGGCGTCGATTTCAGAGTAAGAGAATACAATGTACTAGGTTAG
- a CDS encoding acetyltransferase, translating to MLRKATIEDIEKIYKLINEFASKNVMLPRSLSELYENIRDFFVFIQHDKVVGCAALHIFWKDLAEIKSVAVLESHQREGIGKKLVMACKREASKLHIAKIFALTYVPEFFEKCGFIRVEKESLPHKIWSECVKCHKFPDCGEIPVIYELQKTI from the coding sequence ATGTTACGAAAAGCAACCATAGAAGATATTGAAAAGATTTATAAACTCATAAACGAATTTGCATCAAAGAACGTCATGCTGCCACGGTCTCTCAGCGAACTTTATGAAAATATCAGGGATTTTTTCGTGTTTATTCAGCATGATAAAGTGGTTGGCTGTGCAGCCTTGCACATTTTTTGGAAAGATCTTGCGGAAATAAAATCGGTTGCCGTATTGGAATCTCATCAACGCGAAGGAATTGGGAAAAAACTGGTAATGGCCTGTAAGCGTGAGGCGAGTAAATTACATATTGCAAAGATATTTGCCCTTACCTACGTACCAGAATTCTTTGAAAAATGCGGATTTATCAGGGTAGAAAAGGAAAGTCTCCCTCACAAGATATGGTCTGAATGCGTCAAATGCCATAAATTCCCAGATTGTGGAGAAATTCCAGTGATTTATGAATTACAGAAAACTATCTAA
- a CDS encoding Na+-translocating NADH-quinone reductase subunit A translates to MWKEKEITGFHGGFNFLDTYLLKFCNIIEEVSSGSTPETFKYNIPDQEVKYGIVNLCPTEPWELPNWAILENKTLAFLDKLEEIKVRYFPKAHFFIAINKKEDRTIAEAVNYASNADNAEWMKIFALDPKYPQNDPVLLAKVILGIDINFGQDTMDLGILILDAQTVSAVYESCILENKVNSRLIAISGTGLKENEIINVQLGTSVDKVLHYRTVEAGDYRVFINGPLRGKEISDLSQKIDWSTNNIVVLKEQDSKVMFPMLKSGELTFTTNTHGELRQCIYCNFCDSICPADLEPALYYHSYIRGEKHKARLYNLEKCIECGLCSFICPSKLELLRIIRECKALGKKL, encoded by the coding sequence ATGTGGAAAGAAAAAGAAATAACAGGATTTCACGGGGGTTTTAACTTCCTTGATACCTATCTGTTAAAATTTTGCAATATTATAGAGGAAGTTTCTTCTGGCAGCACGCCGGAGACATTTAAATACAATATTCCTGACCAGGAAGTAAAATATGGTATTGTGAACCTCTGTCCTACAGAGCCGTGGGAATTACCGAACTGGGCAATCCTGGAAAACAAGACCCTGGCATTCCTTGATAAGCTGGAAGAAATAAAAGTACGTTACTTTCCAAAAGCACACTTTTTCATTGCTATCAATAAAAAAGAGGACAGAACCATTGCGGAGGCAGTGAACTATGCAAGCAACGCCGATAACGCCGAGTGGATGAAGATTTTTGCCTTAGACCCAAAATATCCGCAGAACGATCCTGTTTTGTTAGCAAAAGTTATTTTAGGTATAGATATTAATTTTGGTCAGGATACCATGGATCTGGGTATTTTAATCCTTGATGCCCAAACGGTATCGGCTGTCTACGAAAGCTGCATTCTGGAGAATAAGGTTAATTCACGACTCATAGCTATTTCTGGCACAGGTCTGAAAGAAAACGAGATTATCAATGTACAACTGGGAACATCTGTAGACAAGGTACTCCATTACAGGACTGTTGAAGCGGGCGACTATCGGGTTTTTATAAACGGTCCTTTGCGTGGCAAAGAAATATCAGACTTATCACAGAAGATAGATTGGTCTACCAATAACATTGTAGTCTTAAAAGAACAGGATAGTAAGGTTATGTTTCCCATGCTCAAGTCTGGTGAATTAACATTTACTACTAATACACACGGGGAATTACGGCAGTGTATTTATTGTAATTTTTGTGATAGTATTTGCCCTGCAGATTTAGAACCTGCCCTCTACTACCATAGTTATATCCGGGGAGAAAAGCACAAGGCACGCCTCTATAATTTAGAAAAATGTATTGAATGTGGGTTGTGCAGCTTCATATGCCCCTCAAAGCTGGAACTCTTACGGATTATCAGGGAATGCAAGGCGCTGGGTAAAAAATTATGA
- a CDS encoding Na+-translocating NADH-quinone reductase subunit B, with amino-acid sequence MKKSLKPIEDILSKNLDRTESFIHTHPKINFLFGSLFEAFDSLIRSRRETAQTQPFIRNNYDVKRFMGAVLVALTLGWVFPSIYFYGWQCVIPKLMVSFIVGVFIVDVSWAIIAQEGHISEGGFVSCMFIPAILPPQSPLWLTGLGAALAILFRNILGGVGNNLVNPALFSRLFLTICFPALLVTGYQIPFVGIPDIHVLRYGLDTITHATPLTAFKANGEIPSYLSLFLGTASGSLGETCRLALILSALWLIKIKVANWRIPVSYLGSVFIFSLFFSLILGKAVAPPLFQLFSGGLILGAFFMATDPITATYNQTAKWVFGAGCGFTTVLIRDFTTLPEGVMYAILLMNLLAIPIQSLAVKMRYRI; translated from the coding sequence ATGAAAAAATCGCTTAAACCAATAGAAGATATTCTGAGTAAGAATCTTGACCGTACAGAATCATTTATCCATACCCATCCAAAAATCAACTTCCTGTTTGGGAGTCTTTTTGAAGCCTTTGACAGTCTTATTCGTAGCAGAAGAGAAACGGCACAAACACAACCCTTTATCCGAAATAATTATGATGTAAAACGGTTTATGGGGGCTGTACTCGTGGCATTAACTCTCGGATGGGTTTTCCCGTCCATTTATTTTTATGGCTGGCAGTGTGTAATACCCAAGCTTATGGTTTCGTTTATTGTAGGTGTATTCATCGTTGATGTAAGTTGGGCCATTATTGCACAGGAAGGTCATATCAGCGAAGGCGGATTCGTATCATGCATGTTCATTCCTGCCATATTGCCTCCACAATCGCCGCTTTGGCTAACCGGTTTAGGCGCAGCGTTGGCTATTCTCTTCAGGAACATACTGGGTGGAGTCGGTAATAATCTTGTAAACCCCGCCCTTTTCAGCCGTTTGTTTTTGACAATATGCTTTCCGGCCCTTCTGGTCACCGGTTATCAAATACCCTTTGTAGGTATCCCGGATATCCATGTTCTCCGCTATGGATTAGATACTATTACCCATGCTACACCATTAACGGCATTCAAGGCTAACGGGGAAATACCCTCTTACCTTTCTCTATTTCTGGGAACTGCAAGTGGTTCTTTGGGTGAAACGTGTCGACTGGCGCTGATACTATCGGCTTTATGGTTAATCAAAATAAAAGTTGCGAATTGGAGAATACCCGTATCCTATCTTGGCAGTGTGTTTATCTTCTCCCTGTTTTTTTCATTGATTTTAGGTAAAGCTGTAGCTCCACCCTTGTTTCAACTTTTTAGTGGTGGTTTAATTCTGGGGGCATTTTTTATGGCTACAGATCCGATAACAGCAACATACAACCAAACAGCAAAATGGGTCTTTGGCGCAGGATGTGGATTTACCACGGTACTGATAAGAGATTTTACCACATTACCTGAAGGGGTTATGTATGCAATCCTGCTTATGAATCTCCTGGCGATACCAATCCAGTCTTTAGCAGTAAAGATGAGGTATCGTATATGA
- a CDS encoding Na+-translocating NADH-quinone reductase subunit C encodes MDEFKKIISRIISILLITFLPCAGLLVVYFFTAPRIAEYYDIKEKRAVLDIFRIPYRTVEKKFMGFHFTVYDKKDIQEVFRKNITMETPPLSWEIQPTGRDSSEERQKDTSGKRIFKYVKEGSLQGVGFVESKMGYGYNKSSTMSLFICLEPDGETLKGIEVLDHSETPGLGGRITEDQFKKQFIGKKLKPKIIMVKERKAEGANEFDAITGATNTSKGIAAFINDAVKEFWEGQREITW; translated from the coding sequence ATGGACGAATTTAAAAAAATAATATCTCGTATTATTTCAATTCTCCTGATTACTTTTTTACCCTGTGCAGGACTTCTTGTAGTGTACTTCTTTACAGCTCCAAGAATCGCTGAATACTACGATATAAAGGAAAAGCGCGCTGTTTTGGATATTTTTCGTATTCCCTATCGTACGGTAGAAAAGAAATTTATGGGATTTCATTTTACGGTATATGATAAAAAAGATATTCAAGAAGTTTTTCGTAAAAATATAACCATGGAAACACCTCCCTTATCCTGGGAAATTCAACCCACAGGCCGAGATTCCTCTGAAGAAAGACAAAAGGATACGAGTGGAAAAAGGATATTCAAATACGTGAAAGAAGGAAGCCTTCAAGGTGTTGGATTTGTGGAATCAAAAATGGGATACGGTTACAATAAATCAAGCACTATGTCTCTCTTTATTTGTCTGGAACCTGACGGGGAAACATTAAAGGGTATAGAAGTATTAGACCATAGCGAAACACCGGGTTTAGGCGGTAGAATTACTGAAGATCAATTTAAAAAACAATTTATCGGGAAAAAGTTAAAACCGAAGATAATAATGGTCAAGGAAAGAAAAGCTGAAGGCGCAAATGAATTTGATGCAATTACCGGTGCTACCAACACCAGTAAAGGAATAGCAGCCTTTATCAACGATGCTGTAAAAGAATTTTGGGAAGGGCAAAGGGAGATAACATGGTAG
- a CDS encoding Na+-translocating NADH-quinone reductase subunit E: protein MVGLKRNIRKTSKFLMRDNLILTAGAGLGFCSSLAVTNKLENSLTMGLGVTFVTAGSFCLVYPFKRLISTAGTHHKISLLMIIVSVFVAIFGFFAQSFVPEIAANIKAYIDLITTNCIVLAVISEGLTVNFWEAQRKIFKACLGYSLALVLLAFLREPLGFGTVMGFSVLPATFPRVVLMITPVGGFFALAGFRLLLRPILIKAGIVYPEAPSSGLVTATDGGEPVPVTQPKRRVSKTSFIAIGLGVCLFLSIIIHIKTIPSLHQQFSILIPVLLSALFFDGIVLSKLLGICPLLNKSRQIDAAWKMGVAVIIVTTLSTALNWLVYHHILVKCSDFLSRYSPLPLRLENIFYLTVFIVTIAVFVQVLSVLLRKFAKNVYEQMGQFLELITVNCIVLASATFTIPTGAKFFVTTVTALGYGLHWMMVVIWLALLRRQRLVVPTTVWDEDTIAILLLGIMAAIFTGIGMIQIF, encoded by the coding sequence ATGGTAGGATTAAAGCGAAATATACGAAAAACCTCTAAATTCCTCATGAGGGATAATCTGATCCTGACTGCTGGCGCCGGACTTGGATTTTGCTCTTCACTGGCTGTAACAAACAAACTTGAAAATTCTCTAACCATGGGACTCGGAGTAACATTTGTAACCGCCGGGAGTTTTTGTCTGGTCTATCCCTTTAAAAGACTTATATCAACCGCAGGTACACACCATAAGATTTCTCTCCTGATGATTATCGTATCTGTCTTTGTAGCTATATTCGGATTCTTTGCACAATCATTTGTCCCTGAGATAGCAGCAAATATAAAAGCATATATTGACCTAATTACCACAAATTGTATAGTGCTGGCTGTAATCTCTGAGGGGTTAACCGTAAACTTTTGGGAAGCGCAAAGGAAGATATTTAAAGCATGCTTAGGATATTCCCTTGCCTTAGTTCTGCTTGCATTTTTAAGAGAACCTCTGGGTTTTGGGACCGTTATGGGTTTCTCCGTGCTTCCTGCTACCTTTCCACGGGTCGTCCTTATGATTACCCCTGTGGGTGGATTCTTTGCACTGGCAGGATTTAGGCTTTTATTGCGTCCGATTCTTATTAAGGCAGGAATTGTATATCCGGAAGCTCCTAGCTCCGGCCTGGTAACAGCAACAGACGGAGGGGAACCTGTACCGGTTACTCAACCAAAGCGAAGAGTATCTAAAACATCTTTCATTGCTATAGGATTAGGGGTTTGTCTGTTTCTTAGCATTATAATACATATAAAAACAATACCTAGTCTTCATCAGCAATTCAGTATTCTCATCCCTGTCCTTCTGAGCGCCCTTTTCTTTGATGGAATTGTATTAAGCAAACTTTTAGGAATATGTCCCTTACTAAATAAATCACGCCAAATTGACGCAGCGTGGAAGATGGGTGTGGCGGTAATTATTGTAACAACATTATCCACTGCATTAAACTGGTTGGTATATCACCATATCTTAGTTAAGTGTAGTGACTTCTTATCCCGATATTCGCCTTTGCCATTACGATTAGAAAACATCTTCTATCTAACGGTTTTTATTGTTACTATCGCTGTATTTGTACAAGTCTTAAGTGTATTATTAAGAAAATTTGCAAAGAATGTATATGAGCAAATGGGTCAGTTTCTGGAGCTTATTACCGTTAACTGTATTGTCCTTGCCAGCGCCACATTTACCATTCCTACAGGAGCAAAATTTTTTGTTACAACGGTGACAGCGCTTGGATATGGTCTTCACTGGATGATGGTAGTTATATGGCTTGCCCTGTTAAGGCGTCAACGTCTGGTTGTTCCCACTACGGTATGGGATGAAGATACTATTGCTATCCTGCTCTTAGGTATCATGGCGGCTATATTTACCGGTATTGGAATGATACAAATTTTTTAA